The Streptomyces sp. NBC_00162 genome window below encodes:
- the miaA gene encoding tRNA (adenosine(37)-N6)-dimethylallyltransferase MiaA: MRKAAPAPRVIAVVGPTAAGKSDLGVALARHFDGEVVNADSMQLYRGMDIGTAKLTTAERGGVPHHLLDIWDITETANVAEYQRLARIEIDKLLAEGRTPVLVGGSGLYVRGALDAMEFPGTDPEVRARLEEELTLRGPGALHARLAASDPAAGRAILPSNGRRIVRALEVIEITGRPFTANLPGHESVYDTVQIGVDVARPELDERIALRVDRMWEDGLVDEVRALEARGLRDGITASRALGYQQVLTALAGECTEDEARAETVRATKRFARRQDSWFRRDPRVHWLSGAAADRGELPRIAQTLVERAVTA; encoded by the coding sequence GTGAGGAAAGCAGCCCCCGCACCGCGGGTCATCGCCGTCGTCGGTCCCACCGCGGCCGGAAAGTCCGATCTGGGCGTAGCCCTGGCCCGCCATTTCGACGGTGAAGTCGTCAACGCCGACTCCATGCAGCTGTACCGGGGGATGGACATCGGCACCGCCAAACTGACGACCGCGGAACGAGGCGGAGTCCCGCACCACCTCCTCGACATCTGGGACATCACCGAGACCGCCAACGTCGCCGAGTACCAGCGCCTGGCCCGCATCGAGATCGACAAACTCCTCGCGGAGGGCCGTACGCCCGTCCTCGTCGGCGGATCCGGCCTGTACGTGCGCGGTGCCCTGGACGCCATGGAGTTTCCCGGCACCGACCCCGAGGTCCGCGCCCGGCTGGAGGAAGAGCTCACCCTGCGCGGCCCCGGCGCCCTGCACGCCCGCCTCGCCGCCTCCGACCCGGCCGCCGGCCGGGCGATCCTGCCCAGCAACGGGCGCAGGATCGTCCGCGCGCTGGAGGTCATCGAGATCACCGGCCGGCCCTTCACCGCCAACCTGCCCGGCCACGAGTCCGTCTACGACACCGTGCAGATCGGCGTCGACGTGGCCCGGCCCGAGCTCGACGAGCGGATCGCGCTGCGAGTGGACCGGATGTGGGAGGACGGGCTGGTGGACGAGGTCCGGGCGCTCGAGGCCCGGGGGCTGCGGGACGGAATCACCGCCTCCAGGGCGCTCGGCTACCAGCAGGTGCTCACCGCGCTCGCCGGCGAGTGCACCGAGGACGAGGCCAGGGCCGAGACCGTCCGCGCCACCAAGCGGTTCGCCCGGCGGCAGGATTCGTGGTTCCGCCGCGACCCGCGCGTGCACTGGCTCAGCGGGGCCGCCGCCGACCGGGGGGAACTCCCCCGGATCGCGCAGACGTTGGTCGAACGAGCGGTTACAGCCTGA
- a CDS encoding gliding motility protein, translating to MGVFDRFFRRKEEVAAEEVVAEAVTTESGAADEAEAEPAVAEAPAAEAVEIPKQQSAEVAADSEAGEGART from the coding sequence ATGGGCGTTTTTGATCGGTTTTTTCGTCGTAAGGAAGAGGTTGCGGCCGAGGAGGTCGTCGCCGAGGCCGTGACGACGGAGTCCGGTGCGGCCGACGAGGCCGAGGCCGAGCCCGCTGTTGCGGAGGCTCCGGCGGCGGAAGCCGTGGAGATCCCGAAGCAGCAGTCGGCCGAGGTAGCCGCGGACAGCGAGGCCGGCGAGGGCGCCCGTACGTAG
- a CDS encoding antitoxin: protein MGLLDNLKAKLAPAKDKVGDLAQKNEGRITEGLDKVAKAVDSKTHGKYSDRITSGTGKAKDALGKIAHKDAPGGPTPPAAS, encoded by the coding sequence ATGGGCCTGCTGGACAATCTGAAGGCCAAGCTCGCTCCGGCGAAGGACAAGGTCGGAGACCTCGCCCAGAAGAACGAGGGCAGGATCACCGAGGGTCTGGACAAGGTGGCCAAGGCCGTGGACTCCAAGACGCACGGCAAGTACAGCGACCGGATCACGAGTGGTACGGGCAAGGCGAAGGACGCCCTGGGCAAGATCGCGCACAAGGACGCCCCCGGCGGGCCGACGCCTCCGGCAGCTTCCTGA